The following proteins are encoded in a genomic region of Streptomyces gobiensis:
- a CDS encoding bile acid:sodium symporter family protein — MRRIVRFLDPFIALLIGTVVLAALLPATGSAATAIGTASKIAIGLLFFLYGARLSTREAVDGIRHWRLHLTVVVCTFVIFPLLGLAARGLVPYVLTEELWMGLLFLCIVPSTIQSSIAFTSIARGNVPAAICAGTYSSLLGMVLTPLLAGLLIGATTGFSTEGLLSIATQLLAPFLAGQLLRRWIGGFITRHRKALSPVDRTAILLVVYTAFSQGMTEGIWQQISPWRLLGLFGTEALLLAAMLALTAYGTRKLGFVREDRVAIVFAGSKKSLAAGLPMAAVLFGAQASLAVLPLMLFHQIQLMAGAVISRRQGRRAERAEAPMDS; from the coding sequence ATGCGCCGCATCGTCCGGTTCCTCGACCCCTTTATCGCGCTGCTCATCGGTACGGTCGTACTCGCCGCGCTGCTGCCCGCCACCGGCAGCGCCGCGACGGCCATCGGCACCGCCTCAAAGATCGCGATCGGGCTGCTCTTCTTCCTCTACGGCGCACGGCTCTCCACCCGCGAGGCCGTGGACGGAATCCGCCACTGGCGGCTGCACCTCACGGTCGTGGTCTGCACCTTCGTGATCTTCCCGCTGCTCGGCCTCGCCGCCCGGGGACTGGTCCCGTATGTGCTCACCGAGGAGCTGTGGATGGGGCTGCTCTTTCTGTGCATCGTGCCCTCCACCATCCAGTCCTCCATCGCCTTCACCTCCATCGCCCGCGGCAATGTGCCCGCCGCGATCTGTGCGGGCACCTACTCCAGCCTGCTGGGCATGGTGCTCACCCCACTGCTGGCCGGGCTGCTCATCGGCGCCACCACCGGCTTCTCCACCGAGGGCCTGCTGAGCATCGCCACCCAGTTGCTGGCGCCCTTCCTCGCCGGACAGCTGCTGCGCCGCTGGATCGGCGGCTTCATCACCCGGCACCGGAAGGCGCTGTCCCCGGTCGACCGGACAGCCATCCTGCTGGTCGTCTACACCGCCTTCAGCCAGGGCATGACGGAGGGCATCTGGCAGCAGATCTCACCCTGGCGGCTGCTCGGCCTGTTCGGCACCGAGGCCCTGCTGCTGGCCGCCATGCTGGCCCTCACCGCCTACGGCACGCGGAAGCTCGGCTTTGTCCGCGAGGACCGGGTCGCCATCGTCTTCGCGGGCTCCAAGAAATCACTCGCCGCCGGACTGCCGATGGCCGCGGTGCTCTTCGGCGCCCAGGCCTCGCTGGCCGTGCTGCCGCTGATGCTCTTCCACCAGATACAGCTGATGGCCGGCGCGGTCATCTCCCGCCGCCAGGGCCGCCGCGCGGAGCGGGCCGAGGCGCCCATGGACTCCTGA
- the fdhD gene encoding formate dehydrogenase accessory sulfurtransferase FdhD yields MGRVTERRPVTRIRDGAVTRRPDTLVAEEPLEIRLNGKPLAITMRTPGDDFALAAGFLVSEGVLGAAEELASIVYCAGATGGGGANTYNVVDVRLADGVPVPDITLERNVYTTSSCGLCGKASLDAVRTTARWSLCDDSPVPPVRISSEVLSALPDRLRAAQRVFDRTGGLHAAGLFTAGGELLDSREDVGRHNAVDKLIGQALRQGRLPLSDTVLLVSGRASFELAQKAVMAGIPVLAAVSAPSSLAVDLAAEAGLTLVGFLRGASMNVYTGEHRLVTVTAGPRL; encoded by the coding sequence ATGGGACGGGTCACTGAGCGGCGTCCCGTGACCCGGATCCGGGACGGGGCGGTCACCAGGCGCCCGGACACCCTGGTCGCCGAGGAGCCGCTGGAGATCCGGCTGAACGGCAAGCCGCTCGCGATCACGATGCGTACCCCGGGGGATGACTTCGCGCTGGCGGCGGGCTTTCTGGTCAGCGAGGGTGTGCTCGGCGCGGCTGAGGAGCTGGCGAGCATCGTCTACTGCGCCGGGGCCACGGGTGGGGGAGGCGCGAATACGTACAACGTCGTCGATGTGCGGCTCGCCGACGGGGTGCCGGTGCCGGATATCACCTTGGAGCGCAATGTCTATACGACGTCCTCCTGCGGCTTGTGCGGCAAGGCCAGCCTGGACGCCGTACGGACCACCGCCCGGTGGTCGCTCTGCGATGACTCGCCGGTTCCTCCGGTCCGTATCAGCAGTGAGGTGCTCTCGGCGCTGCCCGACCGGCTGCGGGCGGCGCAGCGGGTGTTTGACCGGACGGGGGGCCTGCACGCGGCGGGGCTGTTCACCGCCGGGGGCGAACTGCTGGACAGCCGGGAGGATGTAGGCCGCCACAACGCCGTTGACAAGCTGATCGGCCAGGCGCTGCGGCAGGGGCGGCTGCCGCTGTCGGACACCGTCCTGCTGGTCTCCGGACGGGCCTCCTTCGAGCTGGCGCAGAAGGCGGTGATGGCGGGCATTCCGGTGCTGGCGGCGGTCTCCGCGCCCTCGTCGCTCGCCGTCGACCTCGCCGCCGAGGCCGGGCTGACCCTGGTGGGCTTTCTGCGCGGGGCTTCGATGAATGTGTATACGGGCGAGCATCGCCTCGTCACCGTCACGGCCGGTCCGCGACTCTGA